A stretch of the Streptomyces sp. NBC_01428 genome encodes the following:
- a CDS encoding pyridoxal phosphate-dependent decarboxylase family protein encodes MPTPPKTARPPRLPVAQPDASGGTGPLGVHPKVFRDELTAAADWVADYLGRITQHPVTRPIPPAHRQALAAAALPHEGQDLGALLEFVDRAIAPYPTGNGHPAFFAWINSPPSPAGVIAELLATAVNATCGMGEHALMDLERGVVRDLASLAGMAPTTGGVLTSGGSMANLLCLGAARTWFLRHHGATDGPAYDQAHARLIAYHSDQAHMSVAKAAAVIGLPAWRLRAVPTTAEHRMDVEALRAMADADRASGLLPFCVVSNLGSTASGAVDPIEAITQVCRTQGMWHHADGAWGGLGALVPELAPLYRGVADLDSLTVDPHKTLSVPVGCGAALVTDPARLRDAFTFRASYLDGDQDWPWMSDYTIELTRPGTRALTLWATLRQLGRSGVIDLLQHYQDLARYLRQRVQAHPGLELCTDGPLPVVCFGLAATPDTGCPDSRADLHTAVAAHVQARGHAYLATVCHEGETVLRACVCNYLTTTDDVDTLLQEVQAAIDHLQAA; translated from the coding sequence ATGCCCACACCGCCGAAGACCGCCCGCCCGCCGCGCCTGCCTGTTGCCCAGCCGGACGCCAGTGGAGGCACCGGGCCACTCGGGGTGCACCCGAAGGTGTTCCGCGACGAACTGACAGCCGCCGCAGACTGGGTCGCCGACTACCTCGGACGGATCACCCAGCACCCGGTGACCCGGCCCATCCCGCCGGCGCACCGGCAGGCCCTGGCCGCCGCGGCGCTGCCGCACGAGGGCCAAGACCTCGGCGCCCTGCTGGAGTTCGTCGACCGGGCGATCGCCCCGTACCCGACCGGCAACGGCCATCCCGCCTTCTTCGCCTGGATCAACTCACCGCCGTCCCCCGCCGGAGTGATCGCCGAACTGCTGGCCACCGCGGTCAACGCGACCTGTGGCATGGGCGAGCACGCTCTGATGGACCTCGAACGCGGCGTGGTGCGCGACCTGGCCTCGCTGGCGGGTATGGCACCGACCACCGGAGGAGTACTGACCAGCGGCGGCTCGATGGCCAACCTGCTCTGCCTGGGCGCCGCCCGCACCTGGTTCCTGCGCCACCACGGCGCCACCGACGGACCCGCCTACGACCAGGCCCACGCGCGCCTGATCGCCTACCACAGCGACCAGGCCCACATGTCGGTCGCGAAGGCCGCCGCGGTGATCGGCCTGCCGGCGTGGCGGCTGCGCGCGGTGCCCACCACGGCGGAGCACCGCATGGACGTCGAAGCTCTGCGCGCGATGGCCGACGCCGACCGCGCAAGCGGCCTGCTGCCGTTCTGCGTCGTGTCCAACCTCGGCAGCACCGCCAGCGGCGCCGTCGACCCGATCGAGGCGATCACGCAGGTGTGCCGCACACAGGGCATGTGGCACCACGCCGACGGTGCCTGGGGCGGGCTCGGTGCCCTCGTCCCCGAGCTGGCCCCCCTCTACCGAGGCGTCGCCGACCTCGACTCACTCACCGTCGACCCGCACAAGACCCTGTCCGTACCGGTCGGCTGCGGCGCCGCACTCGTCACCGACCCCGCCCGGCTGCGCGACGCGTTCACCTTCCGCGCCTCGTACCTCGACGGCGACCAGGACTGGCCCTGGATGTCCGACTACACGATCGAACTCACCCGGCCCGGCACCCGGGCCCTCACCCTCTGGGCCACTCTGCGCCAGCTCGGCCGCTCCGGCGTGATCGACCTCCTCCAGCACTACCAGGACCTCGCCCGGTACCTGCGCCAACGCGTCCAGGCGCACCCCGGACTGGAACTGTGCACCGACGGCCCGCTGCCCGTGGTCTGCTTCGGCCTGGCCGCCACCCCCGACACCGGGTGCCCGGACTCGCGAGCGGACCTGCACACGGCGGTGGCCGCACACGTCCAGGCCCGCGGCCACGCCTATCTCGCCACCGTCTGCCACGAAGGCGAAACGGTCCTACGCGCCTGCGTCTGCAACTACCTCACCACCACGGACGACGTGGACACCCTCCTCCAAGAGGTCCAGGCCGCCATCGACCATCTCCAGGCCGCCTGA
- a CDS encoding CsbD family protein: protein MAADEKAQAKGEQAEGKVKKVAGGAVGNESLKAEGQAKESQGDLRAAKEKAKDAVKPK from the coding sequence GTGGCTGCGGACGAGAAGGCTCAGGCCAAGGGCGAGCAGGCCGAGGGCAAGGTCAAGAAGGTCGCCGGCGGCGCGGTGGGCAACGAGTCCCTGAAGGCCGAGGGCCAGGCCAAGGAGTCCCAGGGTGACCTGCGTGCGGCCAAGGAGAAGGCCAAGGACGCCGTCAAGCCCAAGTAG
- a CDS encoding hydrophobic protein, which yields MVPILLVLLLALILFGAGFALKALWWIAVIVLIVWVLGFVIRPTASGGKRGRWYRW from the coding sequence ATGGTTCCTATTCTTCTTGTTCTTCTGCTCGCCCTGATCCTCTTCGGTGCCGGTTTCGCACTCAAGGCGCTCTGGTGGATCGCCGTGATCGTCCTGATCGTGTGGGTCCTCGGATTCGTGATCCGCCCGACAGCCAGCGGCGGCAAGCGTGGCCGCTGGTACCGCTGGTAG
- a CDS encoding MerR family transcriptional regulator: MTADDSFSRLEDDDYPAYTMGRAAELLGATQGFLRAIGEARLITPLRSPGGHRRYSRYQLRIAAGARELVDQGTPIEAACRIVILEDQLEEARRINAAYRRLSEAADPTAAA, from the coding sequence ATGACAGCGGACGACTCGTTCAGCCGCCTGGAGGACGACGATTACCCCGCCTACACCATGGGCCGAGCCGCCGAACTCCTCGGCGCCACTCAGGGGTTCCTGCGCGCGATCGGGGAAGCCCGCCTGATCACCCCGCTCCGTTCCCCGGGTGGGCACCGCCGCTACTCCCGCTACCAGCTGCGCATCGCGGCCGGCGCCCGTGAGCTCGTCGACCAGGGCACGCCGATCGAGGCGGCCTGCCGCATCGTCATCCTCGAGGACCAGCTCGAAGAAGCCCGGCGCATCAACGCCGCATACCGCCGTCTGTCCGAAGCTGCGGATCCAACCGCCGCAGCCTGA
- a CDS encoding C40 family peptidase, whose product MALHRRPKSPSRARVTVMTATAAAAVALTSQAANAAPKPAKSEVKSEVDKLYKEAERATNQYDGAKEKQEKLQKEIGLLQSKVAREQDELNELREGIGAMASAQYRSGGIDPSVQLLLSADPDDYLDKASTLESVSAQQLESLRKVQAKQRELAQQRAEATLKLKDLADTRTELGEKKKVVQDKLNKAQKLLNTLTAAERQEIAHAEQKASRTAAQQVDLGNEVAASPFGTAALNAAATQIGKPYGRGGTGPGSYDCSGLTQWAYGQAGVQISRVTYTQVNDGTRIGMSALKPGDLVFFNNTEHVGLYAGNNQVLHAPYPGAYVRYESMSTIGSFQFGVRIAG is encoded by the coding sequence GTGGCGCTTCACCGTCGTCCCAAGTCACCCAGCCGCGCCCGTGTGACGGTGATGACCGCGACCGCCGCCGCTGCCGTGGCGCTCACCTCGCAGGCCGCCAACGCGGCCCCCAAGCCCGCGAAGAGCGAGGTGAAGTCCGAGGTCGACAAGCTCTACAAAGAGGCGGAGCGGGCCACCAACCAGTACGACGGGGCCAAGGAGAAGCAGGAGAAGCTCCAGAAGGAGATCGGCCTGCTCCAGAGCAAGGTCGCCCGCGAGCAGGACGAGCTCAACGAACTGCGTGAGGGCATCGGCGCGATGGCCAGCGCCCAGTACCGTTCCGGCGGCATCGACCCGTCCGTTCAGCTGCTGCTCTCCGCGGACCCCGACGACTACCTCGACAAGGCGTCAACGCTGGAGTCGGTCTCCGCGCAGCAGCTGGAGTCGCTGCGAAAGGTCCAGGCGAAGCAGCGGGAGCTTGCCCAGCAGCGCGCCGAGGCCACGCTCAAGCTCAAGGACCTCGCGGACACCCGCACCGAGCTGGGCGAGAAGAAGAAAGTGGTGCAGGACAAGCTCAACAAGGCGCAGAAGCTGCTGAACACGCTGACCGCAGCCGAACGCCAAGAGATCGCCCACGCCGAACAGAAGGCCAGCCGGACAGCGGCGCAGCAGGTCGACCTCGGCAACGAGGTGGCCGCCTCCCCGTTCGGCACCGCCGCGCTGAACGCCGCCGCCACGCAGATCGGCAAGCCGTACGGCCGGGGCGGCACGGGCCCCGGCTCCTACGACTGCTCCGGCCTCACGCAGTGGGCGTACGGCCAGGCCGGTGTCCAGATATCCCGGGTCACCTACACGCAGGTCAACGACGGAACGCGGATCGGCATGAGCGCACTCAAGCCCGGTGACCTGGTCTTCTTCAACAACACCGAGCATGTCGGTCTCTACGCGGGCAACAACCAGGTGCTGCACGCCCCGTACCCGGGCGCCTATGTGCGCTACGAGTCGATGAGCACGATCGGATCCTTCCAGTTCGGCGTGCGCATCGCGGGCTGA